A genome region from Solanum pennellii chromosome 12, SPENNV200 includes the following:
- the LOC107006743 gene encoding protein PHLOEM PROTEIN 2-LIKE A5-like — MSHTSSSKIQKYDVFLSFSGADVRKTFVSHLHNALIQVGINVFIDEYIEIGTSIPHELPKGIEESKFAIVIFSKSYASSKWCLNELVEIIKCRKELGQIVIPIFYNVDPSDVSHQTQSFAEAFSKHEEKYEDEKIQRWRDALAKSGKIKGHHLQNYKTEADCIKEVVDRLLPVLQIDDNDDDDDDVRAYIRGKDSKSPILIDGGKMSFSLDKKRKKCFMVAARGLEIEWGGTPEYWEWFSHVDSRFAEVAKLKRVCWLDIRGKIETRRLSKRTKYVVYIVFKLEHKWRGLETVNAVVRFVDSVSDVDAEQRASVVHFAGRGPRETLPFKRGDGWMELKMGDFFNDAGEDGDVDARLMETKKLNDKSGLIVRGMEFRPE; from the exons ATGTCACACACTTCTTCttccaaaattcaaaagtaCGATGTTTTTCTGAGTTTTAGTGGTGCAGATGTACGTAAAACATTTGTGAGTCATCTCCATAACGCGTTAATACAAGTAGGAATTAACGTTTTCATAGACGAATATATAGAAATCGGAACATCAATTCCTCACGAATTACCAAAAGGCATAGAAGAGTCTAAATTTGCTATTGTGATATTCTCTAAAAGCTATGCATCGTCAAAATGGTGTTTAAACGAGCTTGTAGAGATCATAAAATGTCGAAAGGAATTGGGCCAAATTGTAATTCCTATTTTCTATAATGTAGATCCATCAGACGTAAGCCATCAAACTCAATCTTTTGCTGAGGCTTTTTCCAAACATGAGGAAAAATATGAAGACGAAAAGATTCAAAGATGGAGGGATGCATTAGCGAAGTCTGGGAAAATAAAAGGGCACCATTTGCAAAATTACAA GACCGAGGCAGATTGCATTAAAGAGGTTGTTGACAGACTACTGCCAGTATTGCAAATTGACGAtaatgacgatgatgatgatgatgttcgtGCCTACATACGGGGCAAGGACAGTAAATCTCCGATTCTTATCGATGGAGGCAAAATg AGTTTTTCGCTGGATAAGAAGAGGAAGAAATGTTTTATGGTAGCAGCAAGGGGACTTGAAATTGAATGGGGTGGTACACCAGAGTATTGGGAATGGTTTTCTCATGTGGACTCAAg atTCGCGGAAGTGGCTAAACTCAAGAGGGTTTGTTGGCTTGATATTCGAGGCAAAATTGAAACTCGAAGACTGTCGAAAAGAACCAAATATGTTGTTTATATAGTGTTCAAATTGGAACATAAATGGCGTGGCCTTGAAACTGTTAATGCAGTCGTTAGATTTGTTGATTCTGTGAGTGACGTTGACGCAGAGCAACGAGCTAGTGTTGTGCATTTTGCAGGACGAGGACCTAGAGAAACGCTACCCTTCAAAAGAGGTGATGGATGGATGGAATTAAAAATGGGAGACTTTTTCAATGATGCAGGAGAAGACGGAGATGTTGATGCGCGGTTAATGGAAACTAAGAAACTCAATGATAAAAGTGGTCTCATTGTTCGAGGAATGGAGTTTCGTCCAgaatga
- the LOC107005579 gene encoding protein PHLOEM PROTEIN 2-LIKE A8-like, whose translation MSHASSFKIQKYDAFLSFRGVDIRKTFVSHLYNALVQRGINVFKDDERLETGKSISDELLKAIEESKFAIVIFSESYASSKWCLNELAHIIKCRKELDLTLIPIFFDVNPSDVSHQTQSFAESFSKHEEQYKDDMEKIQRWRDAFAVSGEIKGHHLQNYQDEADCIKKVVDELMISLHIKSDDEDDDDAGDRGIDSKSTILIEGGKMSFSRVKKTGKKCFMIAARGLDIEWSNTPDYWEWLPHSESRFGEVAKLKWVCWLDIRGKIETQRLSKRTKYVAYLVFKLEDKFHGLETVKAVVRLVDYMSVKEAEQRASVVHFSGRGAKETLPVKRGDGWMELKMGDFFNDAGEDGDVDARLMETERLEAKGGLIVQGVEFRPE comes from the exons ATGTCACACGCTTCttctttcaaaattcaaaagtacGATGCTTTTCTGAGTTTTAGAGGTGTAGATATACGTAAAACATTTGTGAGTCATCTCTATAACGCTTTAGTACAAAGAGGaattaatgttttcaaagaCGATGAACGTTTAGAAACTGGAAAATCAATTTCTGATGAACTACTAAAAGCCATAGAAGAGTCTAAATTTGCTATTGTGATATTTTCTGAAAGCTATGCATCGTCAAAATGGTGTTTAAACGAGCTTGCACACATCATAAAGTGTCGAAAGGAATTGGACCTAACCTTAATTCCTATTTTCTTTGATGTAAATCCATCAGATGTAAGCCATCAAACTCAATCTTTTGCTGAGTCTTTTTCCAAACATGAGGAACAATATAAAGATGATATGGAGAAAATTCAAAGATGGAGGGATGCATTTGCTGTGTCTGGGGAAATAAAAGGGCACCATTTGCAAAATTACCA GGATGAGGCGGATTGCATCAAAAAGGTTGTTGACGAACTAATGATATCATTACATATTAAATCTGATGATGAAGACGACGACGACGCTGGCGATCGGGGCATAGATTCTAAATCTACAATTCTTATTGAAGGAGGAAAAATg AGTTTTTCACGAGTTAAGAAGACGGGAAAGAAATGTTTCATGATAGCAGCTAGAGGACTTGATATTGAATGGAGTAATACACCAGACTATTGGGAATGGTTACCTCACTCTGAGTCCAG atttggGGAAGTGGCTAAACTCAAGTGGGTTTGTTGGCTTGATATTCGAGGCAAAATTGAAACTCAAAGACTATCAAAAAGAACCAAATATGTTGCTTATCTAGTGTTCAAATTGGAAGATAAATTCCATGGCCTTGAAACTGTTAAAGCAGTTGTTAGATTAGTTGATTATATGAGTGTAAAGGAAGCGGAACAACGAGCTAGTGTTGTACATTTTTCAGGACGAGGAGCTAAAGAGACACTACCCGTAAAAAGAGGTGATGGATGGATGGAATTAAAAATGGGAGACTTTTTCAATGATGCAGGAGAAGACGGAGATGTTGATGCTCGATTAATGGAGACTGAGCGACTCGAAGCAAAAGGTGGACTCATTGTTCAAGGAGTGGAGTTTCGTCCAgaatga